One part of the Pseudopipra pipra isolate bDixPip1 chromosome 3, bDixPip1.hap1, whole genome shotgun sequence genome encodes these proteins:
- the LOC135411556 gene encoding T-cell activation Rho GTPase-activating protein-like isoform X3 has product MVAFSQFTGGKGALAGLTPWSKTLNAGNMESLIECQSEADAKQCPPLVPADAEDRLCFSTADGTKKRKKLISQSFTLRRSFTNGNSPGQLDLGAKITLFGQPLAIICGEDDTLPQPVQDLLAILYMKGPFSEGIFRKAANEKARKELKEDLNKGSNVDLKSKSVHLLAVVLKDFLRNIPSKLLSADLYEKWMQALEKPSKQEKIEELKEVADKLPKPNLVLLKHLLSLLHHISQNAETNRMDSSNLAICVGPNMLSPETDSTLPLEVQKEMNDKVTVLVEFLINNCSEIFEEDIAFPVCASAEESPEHTDSSTEQLCAARQNDSAYDSPDPEAEGSPCTSEMEQHKGRNATVSRRHPTHISVSSLTNFRNDISMMDRRYSESDLSFQNCLDTTIRKQKLNKSEDNFPVPQKQLGLEAVEKRLAVLPSHLSTDSLPKTSSSCSLESSDGSVFTSSPVVSPSSPKKTFLNRPQSFSTKATEDCSTPIREIKRHSMSFSFANHRKTLIKTQSWGPGKNIFFQRDSFTKKEDQFCCRIVQENSPNDDKPLPVEYQQRPRFRSVDEVFREVDQRNPGRPPSYEEAVKNCLATKVASHNLTVQTMRLAVSNQDAPLPHPRSNSAQDTAYMALRDLPSARVSATKDSDVETETFSVTVGVNSRVNLPVTPGLYRLRAMSESCQKNKLEYIARRCSQPVFEADQIQYAKESYV; this is encoded by the exons TTCACGGGAGGTAAAGGAGCTCTGGCTGGACTCACTCCTTGG TCAAAGACACTAAATGCTGGGAACATGGAGAGTCTGATTGAGTGCCAGTCAGAG GCTGATGCCAAGCAATGTCCCCCGTTGGTCCCAGCAGATGCTGAAGACAGACTTTGCTTCTCAACTG CAGAtggaacaaagaaaagaaagaagttgaTATCGCAATCATTTACTTTGAGACGAAGCTTTACCAATGGAAATTCCCCAGGGCAGCTAGACTTGGGTGCCAAAATCACTCTGTTTGGCCAGCCTCTGGCAATTATCTGTGGAGAAGATGACACACTGCCCCAGCCAGTCCAG gaTCTCCTAGCTATATTGTATATGAAAGGACCTTTCTCTGAAGGGATATTCAGAAAAGCTGCCAATGAGAAAGCACGAAAAGAACTGAAGGAGGACCTCAACAAAGGCAGCAACGTggatttgaaaagcaaatctgtGCACCTGCTGGCAGTGGTTTTGAAG GACTTTCTCCGAAATATTCCCTCCAAGCTCCTGTCAGCTGACCTCTATGAGAAGTGGATGCAAGCTCTGGAGAAGCCaagcaagcaggaaaaaattgaAGAATTGAAAGA AGTGGCTGACAAACTGCCTAAACCAAACCTCGTCTTGCTCAAGCACTTgctctctctgctccaccaCATCAGCCAAAATGCTGAGACCAACAGGATGGACTCCAGCAACCTGGCCATCTGTGTTGGCCCAAATATGCTGAGCCCAGAGACGGACAGCACGCTCCCACTGGAAGTACAGAAGGAGATGAATGACAAG GTGACAGTGTTGGTGGAGTTCCTCATAAACAACTGCTCAGAAATATTTGAGGAGGACATTGCTTTCCCTGTCTGTGCCTCAGCTGAGGAGTCACCAGAGCACACAGACAGCTCCACAG AACAGCTATGTGCTGCTCGTCAGAATGATTCTGCCTATGACAGCCCAGATCCCGAAGCTGAAGGCAGCCCCTGTACCTCTGAGATGGAGCAGCACAAAGGGAGGAACGCTACTGTGAGCAGAAGACATCCAACACACATCTCTGTCTCTTCACTGACTAATTTCAGAAATGACATCAGCATGATGGATAGGAGGTACTCAGAGTCAGACTTGTCCTTCCAGAATTGCCTTGATACCACAATAAGGAAACAGAAGCTAAATAAAAGTGAGGACAATTTTCCAGTTCCCCAGAAACAGCTGGGGTTGGAGGCAGTGGAGAAACGGCTTGCAGTCTTACCTTCACATTTATCAACTGACTCTCTACCCAAAACATCCTCCAGTTGCTCCCTGGAGAGCTCTGATGGCTCAGTCTTCACCAGCTCCCCAGTAGTTTCACCCTCTAGTCccaaaaaaacctttttaaatagGCCCCAGTCCTTTTCCACCAAGGCCACCGAAGACTGCAGTACACCTATCAGAGAGATCAAAAGACATTCCATGTCATTCTCTTTTGCAAACCACAGGAAAACACTAATAAAAACCCAGAGTTGGGGGcctggaaaaaacattttttttcagagagacAGTTTCACAAAGAAAGAAGATCAGTTCTGCTGCAGAATTGTCCAGGAGAACAGTCCTAATGATGACAAACCATTGCCTGTGGAGTATCAGCAAAGGCCCCGTTTCAGGTCAGTTGATGAAGTGTTCAGAGAGGTAGACCAGAGGAATCCTGGAAGACCACCCTCTTATGAAGAGGCTGTTAAAAACTGCCTGGCCACTAAAGTTGCCTCCCACAATCTCACAGTTCAAACTATGAGATTAGCGGTGTCAAACCAGGATGCTCCGCTGCCTCATCCACGCAGCAACAGTGCACAGGATACAGCATATATGGCTCTAAGGGATCTACCCAGTGCCAGAGTTTCTGCAACGAAGGATTCTGATGTGGAAACTGAAACCTTCAGTGTCACTGTGGGAGTAAACTCCCGTGTGAATTTACCTGTGACCCCAGGACTCTACCGATTGAGAGCCATGTCTGAATCCTGTCAAAAGAACAAACTTGAGTACATTGCTCGGAGGTGCAGCCAGCCAGTTTTTGAGGCAGACCAGATCCAGTATGCTAAGGAATCATACGTGTAA
- the RSPH3 gene encoding radial spoke head protein 3 homolog: protein MLPARPSELTVAPALPYSYSSQPRSLLARPKYRAPPDAAEPEKQPVCYGHIMRDPRVARGPALAIRLLPQSTQPNPPEVQKQKGAQKRALARKRAKESIRPGTPEPVEGREHVYVQTELYLEEICDRIVEVDGECQTDEFLDRPPTPLFIPAKTGKDIATQIEEGELFDFDIEVKPILEVLIGKTVEQALLEVMEEEELAQLRAHQRAFIELRNAEFAELQRLEEQDRRIREEKERRRLEHLEKLRKQKETTEKIAARAFAKRYLADLIPSVFSNLYDSGFFYDPIERDIETKFLPWLMSEVEETLQKKVLGRTMLDSLIRTVVEKRLDEFSCQPLPDQTEALAEEPRPPDAAPQVSGEADAADQPVTEKEETDQPVAEEQPSDPISSQLEESDQAGTPDLETE, encoded by the exons ATGCTGCCCGCCCGACCGTCGGAGCTGACGGTGGCCCCTGCGCTGCCCTACAGCTACAGCAgccagccccgctccctgcTCGCCCGCCCCAAGTACCGAGCGCCGCCCGACGCCGCCGAGCC GGAGAAGCAGCCGGTGTGCTACGGCCACATCATGCGCGACCCCAGAGTGGCGCGGGGACCCGCTTTAGCCATTCGCCTCCTGCCGCAG AGTACCCAACCCAATCCCCCTGAGGTTCAAAAGCAGAAGGGTGCACAGAAAAGAGCACTGGCAAGAAAGCGTGCAAAAGAGTCAATTCGACCAGGAACACCAGAGCCTGTGGAAGGCAGAGAGCATGTTTATGTGCAAACAG AACTGTATCTGGAAGAGATTTGTGATCGTATAGTAGAGGTTGATGGAGAGTGTCAAACAGATGAATTTTTGGACAGACCACCTACTCCACTCTTCATACCAGCCAAAACGGGAAAAGATATAGCTACGCAAATAGAAGAAGGAGAG TTGTTTGACTTTGACATTGAAGTTAAGCCAATCCTGGAAGTGCTGATTGGGAAAACAGTTGAGCAGGCTTTGCTGGAAGTcatggaggaagaagagctggcCCAGCTGCGGGCACATCAGCGTGCCTTTATAGAGCTGCGTAACGCAGAGTTTGCTGAATTACAGCGCCTGGAAGAGCAGGACAGGCGTATCAGAGAGGAGAAG GAACGTCGCAGACTCGAGCACTTGGAAAAGCTGCGGAAGCAGAAAGAGACCACGGAGAAAATTGCAGCTCGGGCATTTGCTAAGCGTTACCTGGCTGACCTTATTCCCTCAGTCTTCAGCAATCTTTAtgacagtggatttttttatgaCCCTATAGAAAGag ATATTGAGACAAAATTCCTTCCATGGCTGATGTCAGAAGTGGAAGAAACACTACAGAAGAAGGTTCTGGGGAGGACAATGCTTGACT CCTTGATTCGTACAGTGGTTGAAAAACGCTTAGATGAATTTAGCTGTCAGCCTCTGCCTGATCAGACAGAAGCACTTGCTGAAGAGCCCAGGCCACCAGATGCAGCACCCCAGGTGTCTGGTGAGGCAGATGCTGCTGACCAACCAGtcacagagaaagaagagactGACCAACCTGTTGCTGAGGAACAGCCTTCAGATCCCATCTCTTCCCAGCTGGAAGAATCAGATCAAGCAGGAACACCGGATTTGGAAACTGAGTAA